One region of Eupeodes corollae chromosome 1, idEupCoro1.1, whole genome shotgun sequence genomic DNA includes:
- the LOC129939928 gene encoding uncharacterized protein LOC129939928, with the protein MTINLYFSYINQAYFKIPGSFIKMEREVIATLIVCFIVVHVQSLEIKFPEADESLRNYITSTGCLEKADITMELAFDYSRDYENIKSFLQLFEDNPNLKCYGLCLYEFGTLMDGCSATIDEDFKESVRNNPAHFAMLEEMEECATKLIGNDPCECAYQMDKCIYKWIQNEKEKEKAKGK; encoded by the exons atgaCTATCAACCTTTATTTTTCCTATATAAACCAGGCTTACTTCAAAATCCCTGGATCATTCATCAAAATGGAGAGAGAAGTTATTGCGACGTTAATAGTGTGTTTTATAGTGGTTCACGTTCAA agtTTAGAAATCAAATTTCCAGAAGCAGACGAAAGTTTAAGAAATTATATAACCTCCACAGGATGTCTTGAGAAGGCAGATATAACTATGGAATTAGCGTTTGACTATTCAAGAGATTATGAGAATATCAAAAGTTTTCTACAACTTTTTGAGGATAATCCAAATTTGAAATGTTATGGGTTGTGTCTGTACGAATTTGGAACGCTAATGGATGGATGTTCAGCAACTATTGACGAAGATTTCAAGGAATCTGTAAGAAATAATCCTGCCCATTTCGCCATGTTAGAAGAAATGGAAGAATGTGCAACTAAACTTATCGGAAATGATCCTTGCGAATGTGCTTATCAAATGGATAAGTGTATATATAAATGGATACAGAATgaaaaagagaaagagaaagcAAAaggaaagtaa